Proteins encoded in a region of the Tachyglossus aculeatus isolate mTacAcu1 chromosome 25, mTacAcu1.pri, whole genome shotgun sequence genome:
- the LOC119945414 gene encoding serine/threonine-protein kinase Sgk3 isoform X2, translating into MESLVAFSAAWAACLLKKRKFLSFQNWPPKSKYTFYFIKQRRAGLNEFIQNLVRHPELCNHPDVRAFLQMDSPKHQSDPSEDEDERSTQKLHSTSQNINLGLSGNPHAKPTDFDFLKVIGKGSFGKVLLAKRKLDGKFYAVKVLQKKIVLNRKEQKHIMAERNVLLQNVKHPFLVGLHYSFQTTEKLYFVLDFVNGGELFFHLQRERSFPEHRARFYAAEIASALGYLHSIKIVYRDLKPENILLDSLGHVVLTDFGLCKEGIAISDTTTTFCGTPEYLAPEVIRKQPYDNTVDWWCLGAVLYEMLYGLPPFYCRDVAEMYENILHKPLNLRAGVSLTAWSILEELLEKDRQNRLGAKEDFLEIQNHPFFESLSWTDLVQKKIPPPFNPNVVGPDDIRNFDATFTEEMVPYSVCVSSDYSIVNASVLEADDAFVGFSYAPPSEDLFL; encoded by the exons ATGGAAAGCCTAGTAGCATTTAGTGCAGCATGGGCCGCATGTTtattgaagaaaagaaaattccTCTCTTTTCAGAACTGGCCTCCAAAATCCAAATACACCTTCT ATTTTATTAAACAGAGAAGAgcaggactgaatgaattcattcagaaTTTAGTTAGACATCCTGAGCTATGCAACCA CCCTGATGTCAGAGCTTTCCTTCAAATGGATAGTCCGAAACATCAGTCAGATCCAtctgaggatgaggatgaaagaAGTACTCAGAAG TTACACTCTACCTCACAGAACATCAACCTGGGACTATCTGGAAATCCTCA TGCTAAGCCAACAGACTTTGATTTCTTAAAAGTTATTGGAAAAGGCAGCTTTGGCAAG GTACTTCTTGCAAAACGGAAACTGGATGGAAAATTTTATGCTGTCAAAGTGTTGCAGAAAAAAATTGTTCTCAACAGGAAAGAG CAAAAACATATTATGGCTGAACGTAATGTGCTCTTGCAAAATGTGAAACATCCATTTTTGGTTGGATTACATTATTCATTCCAAACGACAGAAAAACTGTATTTTGTTTTGGATTTTGTCAACGGAGGAGAG CTGTTCTTTCATTTACAAAGAGAACGCTCCTTTCCTGAACACAGAGCTAGGTTTTATGCTGCTGAAATAGCCAGTGCATTAGGCTATTTGCACTCCATAAAAATTGTATACAG GGACTTGAAACCAGAAAATATTCTTCTGGATTCACTG GGGCATGTGGTTTTAACAGATTTTGGACTCTGTAAAGAAGGGATTGCTATTTCTGACACCACAACAACCTTCTGTGGGACACCAGAG TACCTTGCCCCTGAAGTAATCCGAAAACAGCCCTATGACAATACAGTAGATTGGTGGTGTCTTGGCGCTGTTCTATATGAGATGCTGTATGGATTG CCTCCTTTTTACTGCCGGGATGTTGCTGAGATGTATGAAAACATTCTTCACAAGCCCCTAAATTTGAGGGCAGGAGTGAGTCTTACCGCCTGGTCCATTTTGGAAGAGCTTTTAGAAAAAGATAGGCAAAATCGACTCGGAGCAAAAGAAGACTTT CTTGAAATTCAGAATCATCCCTTCTTTGAATCACTCAGCTGGACTGATTTGGTACAGAAGAAGATTCCACCACCATTTAATCCAAATGTG GTTGGACCAGATGATATCAGGAACTTTGATGCAACATTTACTGAAGAAATGGTTCCGTACTCTGTTTGTGTGTCCTCTGACTATTCAATAGTAAATGCCAGTGTACTGGAAGCAGATGATGCATTTGTTGGTTTCTCATATGCACCCCCTTCTGAAGACCTATTTTTGTAG